One window of the Actinomyces procaprae genome contains the following:
- a CDS encoding GTPase — protein MRTIRRTPPGRRRDAAAEPLAVLARLTQTGAGLLPADLLESAHTLLDRAGQRRLVAPGVQVVALLGATGSGKSSLFNALCGADLAQVAVTRPTTTQPLAALPASPSPEADGAAGRLLDWLEVRERVRLPQSPSWGPAAVGLGDGAVLLDLPDIDSDVRSHRAVAERLAGLVDVLVWVLDPEKYADAVIHNEFIAPMAEHASVSVVAFNQVDRLHEDERAAAVADLRRLLAAEGLHDVDVIPVSARTGQGVQELRARIRAVAAAEDVIEARLAADARALAALARERIGKQPEPAHAADATTPAALEDAACRAVGVDLVADAVGTSMRLEAGHRVGWLPLRWLSYLRRDPLRALHLRPDSNDRGAVPSAAAPRTSLPAPSAADDAALRAAVHMYTTARIGRLPAVVQERVTGRLGAGTERIYDSLDAAVARTDLEQTCRRPRWWGAANAMQVLLALTALIGAGWLLMLHVLDRYLLLPVNPPRWGHVPWPTVLLLGGLLLGLLLAAAGTVMARVGAVRRTRRVRERLRHAVTEALNELLGTPLEQELARLEEVQALLDSLCESGRSAPGSGDAGVGSR, from the coding sequence ATGAGAACTATTCGGCGCACCCCGCCCGGCAGGCGCCGCGACGCCGCCGCAGAACCCCTCGCCGTACTCGCCCGCTTGACGCAGACCGGTGCGGGCCTGCTGCCCGCAGATCTTCTCGAGTCGGCGCACACCCTGCTGGACCGTGCCGGGCAACGTCGACTCGTTGCCCCCGGCGTCCAGGTGGTTGCGCTCCTGGGCGCTACCGGCTCAGGCAAGTCGAGCCTGTTCAACGCCCTGTGCGGGGCCGACCTCGCGCAGGTGGCGGTGACCCGGCCGACCACCACCCAGCCTTTGGCCGCGCTGCCGGCCTCTCCGTCACCCGAGGCCGACGGCGCCGCTGGACGGCTCCTGGACTGGTTGGAGGTGCGCGAGCGGGTCCGGCTGCCGCAGTCCCCCTCGTGGGGTCCGGCGGCTGTCGGCCTGGGGGACGGCGCAGTACTCCTGGACCTGCCGGACATCGACTCCGACGTCCGCAGCCACCGGGCCGTCGCCGAGCGCCTGGCCGGCCTGGTCGACGTGCTGGTGTGGGTCCTGGATCCGGAGAAGTACGCCGACGCAGTGATCCACAACGAGTTCATCGCGCCCATGGCCGAGCATGCCTCCGTATCCGTCGTCGCCTTCAACCAGGTGGATCGCCTGCACGAGGACGAGCGGGCCGCCGCCGTCGCGGACCTGAGGCGGCTGCTCGCCGCCGAGGGCCTGCACGACGTGGACGTCATCCCCGTCAGCGCCCGTACCGGGCAGGGCGTGCAGGAGCTGCGCGCCCGCATCCGCGCAGTCGCCGCCGCTGAGGACGTGATCGAGGCGCGCCTGGCCGCCGATGCGAGGGCCCTGGCGGCACTCGCGCGCGAGCGCATCGGAAAGCAGCCCGAGCCGGCCCACGCCGCCGATGCCACCACACCTGCGGCCCTTGAGGACGCCGCCTGCCGAGCGGTGGGAGTAGACCTTGTAGCCGACGCCGTCGGCACCTCCATGCGGCTGGAAGCCGGGCATCGCGTCGGCTGGCTGCCCCTGCGCTGGCTGTCCTACCTGCGCCGGGACCCGCTGCGGGCACTGCACCTGCGTCCGGACTCCAACGACCGCGGGGCGGTGCCATCCGCCGCGGCGCCGCGCACGTCCCTGCCAGCTCCGAGCGCGGCCGACGACGCCGCACTGCGGGCTGCCGTCCACATGTACACGACCGCTCGGATCGGGCGCCTTCCGGCAGTGGTTCAGGAGCGGGTCACAGGGCGTCTGGGAGCCGGGACCGAGCGGATCTACGACAGCCTCGACGCCGCCGTCGCCCGCACCGACCTGGAACAGACCTGCCGTCGCCCCCGCTGGTGGGGGGCTGCGAATGCCATGCAGGTGCTCCTGGCTCTGACCGCGCTGATCGGTGCCGGCTGGCTCCTGATGCTCCATGTCTTGGACCGCTACTTGCTGCTGCCGGTGAATCCTCCACGTTGGGGGCACGTGCCGTGGCCGACGGTCCTGCTGCTGGGCGGCCTCTTGCTGGGCCTGCTGCTGGCGGCGGCGGGCACGGTCATGGCACGCGTCGGTGCGGTGCGGCGCACCAGGCGCGTACGCGAGCGCCTACGACATGCGGTGACCGAGGCGCTGAATGAACTGCTGGGCACGCCCCTGGAGCAGGAGCTGGCTCGTTTAGAGGAGGTACAGGCGCTGCTGGACTCCCTGTGCGAGTCGGGGCGGAGCGCTCCCGGCTCAGGCGACGCCGGCGTCGGCTCCAGGTGA
- a CDS encoding dynamin family protein: MSLPAGAEPTPGGAGTAQAALSRLQADLTAFALPYTLPGADAAARKARLVHDQLGDYVLPRLTAMDAPLLAVVGGSTGAGKSALVSSLVRRHVAVSSAIRPTTRRPLLLHATGDGPWFDGERVLGSLAHVRVAEGSEPTAAGTRTPRELEIRTCSALPEGLAILDAPDVDSVVDDNRELAATLLAAADLWVFVTTASRYADAVAWEHLRSAAARDVVTAVVLDRVPAGADAAVGRDLRRRLDAAGLRSAPVFVIPETTFDPEGFLPEEHVAPLRHWLGTLAADAAARRGVARRTLSGALVSALEDMDGLLSSVRAQEEERRRLAVVTNAVHAEARDRITAATQDGSLLRGEVLARWQELIGTGEFLRGLQVQVSRLRDRVTAAVLGRPAPAQRVEEAIESSLARLLVSEAQRAALETEQTWRRAGTVADPLAAALSSQPTQAERVRHAERIVRDWQGDVLNLVRAEGADKRMTARLLSLGVNGAGVALMVVVFAHTGGLTGVEVGIAGGTAVVAQRLLEALFGDQAMRELARRSRIALDERVAAYLDEQRAVFTRALPDPSPPSDHLVEHLRELTVTVGRLTGDGAQ, translated from the coding sequence ATGAGCCTGCCCGCGGGAGCGGAGCCGACGCCCGGGGGCGCCGGGACCGCGCAGGCCGCCCTGAGCCGCCTGCAGGCGGACCTGACCGCATTCGCCCTGCCGTACACGCTGCCGGGCGCAGACGCGGCCGCGCGCAAGGCCAGGCTCGTGCATGACCAGCTCGGTGACTACGTCCTGCCCCGCCTGACCGCGATGGACGCGCCGCTACTGGCGGTCGTGGGCGGCTCCACCGGGGCCGGTAAGTCCGCGCTCGTATCCTCGCTGGTGCGTCGCCATGTGGCGGTGTCGTCCGCGATTCGTCCGACCACGCGCCGCCCCCTGCTGCTGCACGCCACCGGCGACGGCCCCTGGTTCGACGGCGAGCGCGTGCTCGGCTCCCTCGCGCATGTGCGCGTCGCTGAAGGCTCGGAGCCGACGGCCGCGGGAACGCGCACGCCCCGTGAGCTCGAGATCCGGACCTGCTCCGCCCTCCCGGAGGGGCTCGCGATCCTGGACGCGCCGGACGTGGACTCCGTCGTCGACGACAACCGCGAGCTCGCCGCCACCCTGCTGGCCGCCGCCGACCTGTGGGTCTTCGTCACTACCGCTTCCCGGTACGCCGACGCCGTCGCCTGGGAGCACCTGAGGTCCGCCGCCGCGCGGGACGTGGTCACCGCCGTCGTCCTGGACCGGGTGCCTGCCGGGGCCGACGCGGCCGTCGGCCGGGACCTGCGGCGGCGCCTCGACGCCGCCGGGCTGCGGTCTGCGCCCGTGTTCGTCATACCTGAGACCACATTCGACCCCGAGGGATTCCTGCCTGAGGAGCACGTCGCACCGCTGCGCCACTGGCTCGGCACACTGGCGGCCGATGCCGCGGCACGGCGTGGAGTAGCCCGCCGCACGCTGTCCGGTGCACTCGTCTCCGCCCTTGAGGACATGGACGGGCTCCTGAGCTCGGTGCGTGCACAGGAGGAGGAGCGCCGGCGACTAGCCGTAGTGACCAATGCGGTCCACGCCGAGGCCCGGGACAGGATCACGGCCGCAACGCAGGACGGCTCACTGCTGCGCGGCGAGGTACTCGCCCGCTGGCAGGAGCTGATCGGCACGGGCGAGTTCCTGCGGGGACTGCAGGTGCAGGTCTCGCGCCTGCGTGACCGCGTGACGGCGGCGGTGCTGGGGCGTCCCGCCCCGGCCCAGCGCGTCGAGGAGGCGATCGAGTCCTCACTGGCCCGCCTCCTTGTGAGCGAGGCGCAGCGTGCGGCCCTGGAGACGGAGCAGACCTGGAGACGTGCCGGCACCGTCGCGGACCCGTTGGCGGCGGCGCTGTCATCTCAGCCGACGCAGGCCGAGCGCGTGCGGCACGCGGAGCGGATCGTGCGGGACTGGCAGGGCGACGTGCTGAACCTGGTGCGCGCCGAGGGCGCGGACAAGCGCATGACGGCAAGGCTGCTGTCACTGGGGGTGAACGGTGCTGGGGTTGCGCTGATGGTCGTCGTGTTCGCCCACACCGGCGGTCTGACCGGCGTGGAGGTGGGGATCGCCGGCGGCACCGCCGTCGTGGCGCAGCGGCTGCTCGAGGCGCTCTTCGGCGATCAGGCGATGCGTGAGCTGGCCAGGCGCTCCCGCATCGCCCTCGATGAGCGGGTCGCCGCCTACCTCGACGAGCAGCGGGCCGTCTTCACCCGGGCGCTGCCGGATCCGTCCCCACCATCCGATCACCTGGTGGAGCATCTGCGGGAGCTCACCGTCACGGTCGGGCGGCTGACGGGGGATGGCGCGCAATGA
- the hisS gene encoding histidine--tRNA ligase: protein MRPMAPAQVRQAQSSLSGFPEWLPAARIVEQQFIDTLRRTFELHGFSGIETRAVEPLSELTRKGETSKEVYLLSRLQADPGEETTDPAKQLGLHFDLTVPFARYVLDNAGTLHFPFKRYQIQKVWRGERPQEGRFREFIQADIDVVGDGALPLYHDVEMPLIMHEALSALPIPAVTIHVSNRKVAQGFYQSIGIAEDLLAEVLRVVDKLDKIGAGRVATELVDVVGITPEQADAALRLAQVTGADAEQVRQGVLAALDGADPSELLDQGLDELAELLRSAARRRPGAIIADLKIARGLDYYTGTVYESFMAGHEDLGSVCSGGRYDSLASDGKRTFPGVGISIGLSRLLARVIGGGMLEVTRAVPTVVLVAVADEAHRGASDAVADVLRSRGIAADVSPTAAKYGKQIRFADKRSIPFVWFPGVDGEPDSVKDIRSGEQVSAEAATWMPGDEADLAPRLHTVGDAAGRPGEQG from the coding sequence ATGCGGCCCATGGCTCCAGCACAGGTCCGACAGGCGCAATCCTCCCTCTCCGGCTTCCCCGAGTGGCTTCCCGCAGCCCGCATCGTCGAGCAGCAGTTCATCGACACCCTGCGCCGCACGTTCGAACTGCACGGATTCAGCGGGATTGAGACTCGCGCCGTCGAGCCGTTGTCGGAGCTGACCCGCAAGGGCGAGACCAGCAAGGAGGTCTACCTGCTGTCCCGACTGCAGGCGGATCCAGGCGAGGAGACCACCGACCCGGCCAAGCAGCTCGGGCTCCACTTCGACCTGACGGTGCCCTTCGCCCGCTACGTGCTGGACAACGCCGGCACGCTGCACTTCCCGTTCAAGCGCTACCAGATCCAGAAGGTCTGGCGCGGCGAGCGCCCGCAGGAGGGCCGCTTCCGCGAGTTCATCCAGGCGGACATCGACGTCGTCGGGGATGGCGCCCTGCCGCTGTACCACGACGTCGAGATGCCGCTGATCATGCACGAAGCGCTGAGCGCGCTACCGATCCCCGCCGTCACCATCCACGTGTCCAACCGCAAGGTCGCCCAGGGCTTCTACCAGTCCATCGGCATTGCCGAGGACCTGCTCGCCGAGGTGCTGCGCGTGGTGGACAAGCTCGACAAGATCGGCGCCGGCCGGGTCGCCACCGAGCTGGTCGACGTCGTGGGCATCACCCCGGAGCAGGCCGACGCGGCCCTGCGGCTGGCCCAGGTCACGGGTGCCGACGCCGAGCAGGTGCGGCAAGGCGTCCTGGCCGCCCTGGACGGCGCCGACCCCAGTGAGCTGCTGGATCAGGGCCTGGATGAGCTGGCGGAGCTGCTGCGTTCCGCCGCGCGCCGCCGCCCCGGCGCCATCATCGCGGACCTGAAGATCGCCCGCGGCCTGGACTACTACACGGGCACCGTCTACGAGTCCTTCATGGCCGGGCACGAGGACCTCGGCTCGGTGTGCTCCGGCGGCCGCTATGACTCCCTCGCCTCCGACGGCAAGCGGACCTTCCCGGGTGTGGGAATCTCCATCGGACTGTCACGGCTGCTCGCCAGGGTGATCGGCGGCGGGATGCTGGAGGTGACGCGCGCCGTACCCACCGTGGTGCTGGTCGCGGTAGCCGATGAGGCGCACCGCGGAGCCTCCGACGCCGTCGCGGACGTGCTGCGCTCCCGTGGCATAGCCGCTGACGTGTCGCCGACGGCGGCCAAGTACGGCAAGCAGATCCGCTTCGCGGACAAGCGCTCCATCCCCTTCGTCTGGTTCCCCGGTGTCGACGGCGAACCCGATTCGGTCAAGGACATTCGCTCCGGTGAGCAGGTCAGCGCCGAGGCAGCCACCTGGATGCCGGGTGACGAGGCGGATCTCGCGCCCCGTCTGCACACGGTCGGCGACGCGGCTGGCCGCCCGGGCGAGCAGGGCTGA
- a CDS encoding MBL fold metallo-hydrolase produces MLIERTLAAVFGSNCYVLAAEAGGPALVVDPGVGAPRGAMALLRSHNLTLGAILLTHGHADHVWDAQRLIDAAVTEGRIHMGAAGMADSTSVPVYIPQPDLYRLDDPAATTGITVDGRSFADLAGSSWLRPVDVRPFPQEGFGRAVELVPGVALQAVPAPGHSEGSTLFFLNARLGDNQLLFEAEVLDDPSDVPERDYLVALDGDVIFKGSVGRTDLPGGDQYQMWATLRLLASAVDPATVLLPGHGAATTMAHEHHANPYLAEAKVRGGESGA; encoded by the coding sequence ATGCTCATCGAGCGCACACTTGCTGCCGTCTTCGGGTCCAACTGCTACGTTCTGGCTGCGGAGGCGGGCGGCCCCGCCCTGGTGGTCGACCCGGGTGTCGGCGCGCCCCGCGGCGCCATGGCGCTCCTGCGCTCCCACAATCTCACTCTCGGCGCGATTCTGCTTACCCACGGCCACGCCGATCATGTGTGGGACGCCCAGCGCCTGATCGACGCAGCGGTCACGGAGGGCCGTATCCACATGGGTGCGGCGGGTATGGCGGATTCCACGAGTGTGCCGGTCTACATTCCCCAGCCGGACCTGTATCGGCTCGACGACCCCGCGGCCACAACCGGGATCACCGTCGACGGCAGGTCATTCGCAGACCTTGCGGGTAGTTCCTGGTTGCGTCCGGTGGATGTGCGCCCCTTCCCGCAGGAGGGGTTCGGACGTGCCGTCGAGCTGGTGCCCGGCGTGGCCCTGCAGGCGGTGCCCGCACCCGGACACTCGGAGGGATCCACGCTGTTCTTCCTCAATGCGCGCCTGGGTGACAACCAGCTCCTCTTCGAGGCGGAGGTGCTTGACGATCCGAGCGATGTTCCGGAGCGCGACTACCTGGTGGCGCTGGACGGGGACGTCATTTTCAAGGGCAGCGTGGGACGCACCGATCTGCCCGGGGGAGACCAGTACCAGATGTGGGCGACGCTGCGGCTGCTGGCCAGTGCGGTTGATCCGGCCACGGTCCTGCTGCCCGGCCACGGCGCGGCCACGACCATGGCGCATGAGCACCATGCCAACCCCTATCTGGCTGAGGCCAAGGTCCGCGGCGGCGAGAGCGGTGCGTGA
- a CDS encoding DUF349 domain-containing protein, whose translation MTEQTQPQAEPTTPVVEPPAATGQAATETISTASPADEQSATEAPQAAAAEPLASPTSADAPDGSGEGKPTEADETDVQATDSPAPAAQEPEIDPEAAMDAAKWGRVDGEGRVFVQDGGSEREVGQFPGVPIAEAMAYYVRRFLDLSSSIDLFAARLPHLSVREIDSTIKNLDESLKEPAAVGDLEALRARFAALKSVALERRQAVAAERAAAKEQALKDRTAIVERAEAVAAQDPARTQWKSSGAELRTLLEQWKEAQRRGPRLDRPSEDALWKRFSHARTTFDRHRRQYFSELDAKQAKVKAAKEALIKRAEELSKSTDWAATSARYRELMAEWKKAGRASRKEDDALWERFHAAQQVFYDARRAKDEATDAEYAGNLKVKEELAAKAEALLPIKDPKAARKALRPIQEAWDEAGRVPRNAVRRLEARMRAVEDALRRAEQAEWRRTDPETQARAQGLASQLEDSIAELEADLAAAKDSGDAKAQAQAEAALTARRAWLDQVRRTTRA comes from the coding sequence ATGACTGAGCAGACGCAGCCCCAGGCCGAGCCCACCACGCCCGTCGTGGAGCCCCCGGCCGCCACCGGGCAGGCTGCTACCGAGACCATCTCGACGGCGTCGCCCGCCGACGAGCAGTCCGCCACCGAAGCCCCGCAGGCCGCCGCTGCTGAACCGCTGGCGTCGCCCACCAGCGCCGACGCGCCGGACGGTTCCGGCGAGGGCAAGCCGACCGAGGCCGATGAGACCGACGTGCAGGCGACCGACTCCCCCGCGCCGGCAGCGCAGGAACCGGAGATCGACCCTGAGGCCGCCATGGACGCGGCCAAGTGGGGCCGGGTCGACGGCGAGGGCCGGGTGTTCGTGCAGGACGGTGGCTCCGAGCGAGAGGTGGGACAGTTCCCCGGCGTCCCCATCGCCGAGGCCATGGCCTATTACGTGCGCCGATTCCTGGACCTCAGCTCCAGCATTGACCTGTTCGCCGCCCGCCTGCCGCACCTGTCGGTTAGGGAGATCGACTCCACCATCAAGAACCTTGACGAATCCCTCAAGGAGCCGGCCGCCGTCGGCGACCTGGAGGCGCTGCGTGCCCGGTTCGCCGCGCTGAAGTCCGTGGCGCTGGAGCGCCGCCAGGCGGTCGCCGCCGAGCGTGCCGCCGCCAAGGAGCAGGCGCTCAAGGACCGCACCGCGATCGTCGAGCGTGCCGAGGCCGTGGCCGCGCAGGACCCGGCCCGCACCCAGTGGAAGTCCTCTGGTGCGGAACTGCGCACCCTGCTGGAGCAGTGGAAGGAGGCGCAGCGGCGCGGCCCGCGTCTGGACCGCCCCTCCGAGGACGCCCTGTGGAAGCGTTTCAGCCACGCCCGCACCACGTTCGACCGTCACCGGCGCCAGTACTTCAGCGAGCTCGACGCCAAGCAGGCCAAGGTCAAGGCCGCTAAGGAGGCGCTGATCAAGCGCGCGGAGGAGCTGTCCAAGTCCACGGACTGGGCGGCAACCTCTGCCCGCTACCGGGAGCTGATGGCCGAGTGGAAGAAGGCCGGGCGCGCCTCCCGTAAGGAGGACGACGCCCTTTGGGAGCGGTTCCACGCCGCCCAGCAGGTCTTCTACGACGCCCGCCGGGCCAAGGATGAGGCCACCGATGCCGAATACGCCGGCAACCTGAAGGTCAAGGAGGAGCTCGCCGCCAAGGCCGAGGCGCTGCTGCCGATCAAGGACCCCAAGGCGGCCCGCAAGGCGCTGCGCCCCATCCAGGAGGCTTGGGACGAGGCCGGTCGGGTTCCTCGCAACGCGGTACGGCGGCTGGAGGCACGCATGCGCGCCGTCGAGGATGCGCTGCGCCGCGCCGAGCAGGCCGAGTGGCGCCGCACCGACCCGGAGACCCAGGCCCGCGCCCAGGGCCTGGCCAGCCAGCTGGAGGACTCCATCGCCGAGCTGGAAGCTGACCTGGCCGCCGCCAAGGACTCCGGCGACGCCAAGGCGCAGGCGCAGGCAGAGGCTGCGCTCACCGCACGCAGGGCCTGGCTGGACCAGGTGCGCCGCACCACGCGCGCCTGA
- a CDS encoding TrmH family RNA methyltransferase, with translation MTGKAAECGHGDAFGGEVLSDRAAPAAQRIADLAKAASSPSKSLLVEDSEPLLNALRAGLRFSDVYVLDSSRPPRELLDECSRRRVPVTVIAAALATDLFRSDKRPEIFGVARVPAPVQPEDLLQASGDLLILDGVRIVGNIGAIARSAYAFGAAGIVLVDSGLASIADRRLIRASRGYVFSLPVALMDWDEARSLAVDFTRAGGHLAALDAGATGSLDRLSAWEGRLALILGAETTGLTPQARALAQATVSIPMNPAVESLNVSVAAGVLLHRRAWRNLAPAAQ, from the coding sequence ATGACCGGGAAGGCGGCCGAGTGCGGACACGGGGATGCCTTCGGGGGAGAGGTGCTGTCCGACAGGGCCGCACCGGCCGCGCAGCGGATCGCCGACCTGGCCAAGGCGGCCTCTAGCCCCAGCAAATCCCTACTCGTTGAGGACTCGGAGCCCCTGCTGAACGCCCTGCGGGCCGGGCTGCGCTTCTCCGACGTGTACGTGCTCGACTCTTCCCGCCCGCCCCGTGAGCTACTGGACGAGTGCTCGCGCCGACGCGTCCCCGTCACCGTCATTGCCGCCGCCCTGGCCACGGACCTGTTCCGCTCCGACAAGCGCCCAGAGATATTCGGCGTGGCCCGCGTACCCGCACCGGTGCAGCCCGAGGACTTACTGCAGGCCTCCGGCGACCTGCTGATCCTCGACGGGGTGCGGATCGTCGGGAACATCGGCGCGATCGCCCGCAGCGCCTACGCCTTCGGGGCCGCCGGGATCGTGTTGGTGGACTCCGGGCTGGCCTCCATTGCGGACCGCCGACTGATCCGTGCCAGCCGCGGCTATGTCTTCTCCCTGCCGGTGGCGCTGATGGATTGGGACGAGGCCCGTTCCCTGGCGGTGGACTTCACCCGCGCCGGCGGGCACCTGGCCGCGCTCGACGCCGGGGCGACGGGCTCCCTGGACCGGCTGTCGGCCTGGGAGGGACGACTGGCCCTGATCCTGGGGGCCGAGACCACCGGGCTGACGCCGCAGGCGCGGGCACTGGCGCAGGCGACTGTGAGCATTCCGATGAACCCGGCGGTGGAGTCGCTGAACGTATCCGTCGCCGCCGGCGTGCTGCTGCACCGCCGCGCCTGGCGCAACCTGGCCCCGGCTGCCCAGTAG